A window of the Maniola hyperantus chromosome 16, iAphHyp1.2, whole genome shotgun sequence genome harbors these coding sequences:
- the LOC117989430 gene encoding uncharacterized protein, whose protein sequence is MERINVIFCPDLRPLDQDELAFRRKALRDAVICVGWLKLISVICYMVLWYMVLCNSKGTHMSKVIQYMILAIIPFIILNGLFLFLGALEEKIWALHIGLWLCLTIAAYETALGVMGGLYFSRTGYLTVHFLLAILFAIMAISVFTVVCHDVLLIHAYIRLLRSL, encoded by the exons ATGGAAAGAATTAATGTGATATTTTGCCCTGACTTGAGGCCTTTGGATCAAGATGAATTGGCATTCAGAAGAAAGGCCCTGAGAGACGCAGTGATATGTGTAGGATGGCtaaaatta ATATCAGTTATATGCTACATGGTATTATGGTATATGGTACTCTGCAACAGTAAAGGGACACACATGTCTAAAGTTATTCAGTACATGATTCTGGCGATCATACCTTTTATCATTCTTAATGGATTGTTTCTATTCTTGGGAGCTTTGGAA GAGAAGATTTGGGCACTGCATATCGGGCTATGGCTCTGCCTCACCATAGCAGCATACGAAACAGCACTGGGAGTCATGGGCGGACTGTACTTCAGTCGGACTGGATATTTGACCGTGCACTTCTTGCTCGCCATTTTATTCGCCATTATGGCGATATCAGTTTTCa ctgtAGTATGCCACGATGTACTATTAATACACGCGTATATAAGACTGCTCAGATCTCTGTAA